The stretch of DNA CACTGTAAACGCCATGGCCAGATCTCGTCTACCTTCTCCTCTACATGTCTCTCGTCTTGTTGACCCTACCCTTCACCACATAGTTCTCCTAACAGACAACGTTCTTGCAGCTTCAGTTGTTGTAGCTTCCACCGTCGAAAACTCAGCCAACCCTGGAAGATTCGTCTTTCACGTTGTCACCGACAAGAAAACTTATACTCCCATGCACACCTGGTTTGCCATCAACTCTATTAACTCAGCAGTTGTTGAGGTTAGAGGGTTACACCAATATGATTGGTCTAAAGAAGTGAATGATGGTGTCACAGAGATGCTGGAAACTAATGACTTAATTTGGAAGCACTACTACAACAACTACAAAGAGAAAGAGCTTGAGGATAATGAAGAGGATAACAGATATTTAGAAGCTTTAACGCCAAGTACCCTTTCCTTGTTGAATCATCTCCGTTTCTATATCCCTGAGGTAACTAAATGGTGTCAGCATATCAGTTTTTTGTGATGTCTTAAGTTCTTAGTATAATAACTTGATATGGTTCGTGGTTTTTGTGGACCATCAGTTGTTTCCAGATCTGAACAAGGTTGTAGTGGTGGACGATGATGTTGTGGTACAGAAGGACATATCTTTTTTGTGGGAAGTAGATCTTAATGGCAAAGTGAGTGGTTCGGTGTTCAAGTCATGGTGTGAGAACAGTTGCTGCCATGGAAACAAATACGTCAACTTCTTGAACTTTTCACATCCTATCATATCATCCAATTTTGACTGCGACAAGTGTGCATGGCTCTTTGGCGTGAATATATTTGATCTTGAAGCTTGGAGGAGATCAGATATTACTAATACTTACCATTACTGGTTGAAACTTGTAAGTTCTGTTAATTTTGTGATTATGATGATATTAAACTGCATGCATGCATATCTCTCTGATTTGATTTTTTGCAGAACATGAAGTCTGGGTTGACATTGTGGAATCCTGGAGTTGTTGCACCTGCTTTGATTGCTTTTGAGGGTGAAGTGCAGCCCGTAGATTCCTCATGGCTCGTCACTGATTTGGGTTATGAGCATCGATCAGAAGAAGAAATGAGCAATAGCTTAGAGAGAGTGGAAGGTGCTGCTGTTGTTCATTTCAATGGCCCAGCAAAGCCGTGGCTCGAAATTGGTTTACCCGAGGTTCGAACTTTATGGAATAGATACGTAAATTTCTCCCATAACTTTATTAGGAAATGTAGCATTATAGAGTGAAGAAATTACACATCCAAAGTTGATGTTCAGATACAACCGATAATCATTATTAGAACTTTTCATAGCTGTGGGActtttactaatattttgtgtaatttaaaaaaataaattagttttatgaaaaatctgaaaaaaagaaagtctCACAAGATGAAAAATTCTAATGATGTGTATACCGTATGCATggaaagaagagagaagaaggTTTTGCCTTCAGTCTCTGCACCATGCATTCgtccatatatatatacaaatagcTTATTGTATACAAGAAAATACTGTGTCAGAAGAAGCTAC from Vigna unguiculata cultivar IT97K-499-35 chromosome 8, ASM411807v1, whole genome shotgun sequence encodes:
- the LOC114193491 gene encoding probable galacturonosyltransferase 15 isoform X1 — its product is MKFYVSAKEIKRVVAVTKSAGKTTAPADTIVGRRVSNRTVVALGIVLLLGFVRVAVLVVESSAACSTFDCVGSTFFGGGDANLKLREELTRALTEANDGNNANEGGTLSFNELVKVLASKQDLKAFAFKTKATLSQMEREVQSARKKESLNWHIASHGVPKGLHCLCLKLAEEYTVNAMARSRLPSPLHVSRLVDPTLHHIVLLTDNVLAASVVVASTVENSANPGRFVFHVVTDKKTYTPMHTWFAINSINSAVVEVRGLHQYDWSKEVNDGVTEMLETNDLIWKHYYNNYKEKELEDNEEDNRYLEALTPSTLSLLNHLRFYIPELFPDLNKVVVVDDDVVVQKDISFLWEVDLNGKVSGSVFKSWCENSCCHGNKYVNFLNFSHPIISSNFDCDKCAWLFGVNIFDLEAWRRSDITNTYHYWLKLNMKSGLTLWNPGVVAPALIAFEGEVQPVDSSWLVTDLGYEHRSEEEMSNSLERVEGAAVVHFNGPAKPWLEIGLPEVRTLWNRYVNFSHNFIRKCSIIE
- the LOC114193491 gene encoding probable galacturonosyltransferase 15 isoform X2 — encoded protein: MKFYVSAKEIKRVVAVTKSAGKTTAPADTIVGRRVSNRTVVALGIVLLLGFVRVAVLVVESSAACSTFDCVGSTFFGGGDANLKLREELTRALTEANDGNNANEGGTLSFNELVKVLASKQDLKAFAFKTKATMEREVQSARKKESLNWHIASHGVPKGLHCLCLKLAEEYTVNAMARSRLPSPLHVSRLVDPTLHHIVLLTDNVLAASVVVASTVENSANPGRFVFHVVTDKKTYTPMHTWFAINSINSAVVEVRGLHQYDWSKEVNDGVTEMLETNDLIWKHYYNNYKEKELEDNEEDNRYLEALTPSTLSLLNHLRFYIPELFPDLNKVVVVDDDVVVQKDISFLWEVDLNGKVSGSVFKSWCENSCCHGNKYVNFLNFSHPIISSNFDCDKCAWLFGVNIFDLEAWRRSDITNTYHYWLKLNMKSGLTLWNPGVVAPALIAFEGEVQPVDSSWLVTDLGYEHRSEEEMSNSLERVEGAAVVHFNGPAKPWLEIGLPEVRTLWNRYVNFSHNFIRKCSIIE